The following proteins come from a genomic window of Natrinema saccharevitans:
- a CDS encoding ABC transporter substrate-binding protein, protein MLALLGGSASVGLAGCSALLSEDEEEEEETDFETTEHAEKAQDAWERIVDNPGPDAEDTRTEAYIEIEEAARDDMVMLPMYHSKGEFFWYDNVDLPRVGALGRHHVKHNRTEVEGDSELNLISASFDELDPIMSTDTASGEVIVQLYDTLTNYPAGVAEVENQLLESFETSDDGQTWTFTLKDGIQFHDGTDLTADDVKYSFRRLAESEFSERSNFVTSSTSGLGIDHETTDDGGIVPDSLAIDVVDELTVEITLQEPNPAVLDVLTHTGFSIVPEGIVGDVEGYDGEVSHDEFRTEMANGTGPFEYDEFSPGESVRLVRNDDFYGTVASVESIHWEINEDPESKFTYAMEKNADFFEIPTSYYDADLIDAETDDNGREFGTYGEFENGETTNYLAVPELGTYYFAFNVTNVPAPVRKAVAYVTNHEEFVNDILQNRGFEAFSFTPPAMWPTGRDGYQDWVDEWPYGVNEMDRDGATEVLEEAGFTEDDPFEMEATVYKTSPAFQDMADELARRLSGVGIELDTTTTEFSTLQDRGEDGDLEMYSLGWIWSWPDVAYGHFGFEPKNTDTSKMPNEATGYYLDWQANLEDES, encoded by the coding sequence ATGCTTGCTCTGCTCGGCGGCAGCGCATCGGTCGGACTCGCTGGGTGTTCGGCCCTCCTCAGCGAGGACGAGGAAGAAGAAGAGGAAACTGACTTCGAGACGACTGAACACGCCGAGAAAGCACAGGACGCCTGGGAGCGTATCGTAGACAACCCGGGTCCCGACGCGGAAGACACGCGTACCGAGGCGTACATCGAGATCGAAGAAGCCGCCCGGGACGACATGGTCATGCTCCCGATGTACCACAGCAAGGGCGAGTTCTTCTGGTACGACAACGTCGACCTCCCCCGGGTCGGTGCCCTCGGTCGCCACCACGTCAAACACAACCGGACCGAAGTCGAGGGCGATTCGGAACTGAACCTGATCAGCGCTTCCTTCGACGAACTGGACCCGATCATGTCGACGGACACCGCGTCCGGCGAGGTCATCGTCCAGCTCTACGACACGCTGACCAACTATCCGGCCGGCGTCGCCGAGGTCGAGAACCAGCTGCTCGAGTCCTTCGAGACGTCCGACGACGGGCAGACGTGGACCTTCACGCTCAAAGACGGCATCCAGTTCCACGACGGGACGGACCTGACCGCCGACGACGTCAAGTACTCGTTCCGCCGGCTCGCCGAATCCGAATTCAGCGAACGGTCGAACTTCGTTACCAGTTCGACGAGCGGCCTCGGTATCGACCACGAGACGACCGACGACGGTGGTATCGTCCCCGACTCGTTGGCGATCGACGTCGTCGACGAGCTCACGGTCGAGATCACCCTTCAAGAGCCGAACCCGGCCGTCCTAGACGTTCTCACTCACACTGGATTCTCCATCGTTCCGGAGGGCATCGTCGGCGATGTCGAAGGGTACGACGGCGAGGTCAGTCACGACGAGTTCCGGACCGAGATGGCCAACGGGACCGGTCCGTTCGAGTACGACGAGTTCAGCCCCGGCGAAAGTGTACGGCTCGTCCGCAACGACGACTTCTACGGGACCGTCGCGAGCGTCGAATCCATCCACTGGGAGATCAACGAGGACCCCGAATCGAAGTTCACCTACGCGATGGAGAAGAACGCCGACTTCTTCGAGATTCCGACCTCGTACTACGACGCCGACCTCATCGACGCCGAGACCGACGACAACGGCCGGGAGTTCGGTACGTACGGGGAGTTCGAGAACGGCGAGACCACGAACTACCTCGCGGTCCCCGAACTCGGCACGTACTATTTCGCGTTCAACGTCACGAACGTCCCCGCACCAGTCCGTAAGGCCGTCGCGTACGTCACGAACCACGAGGAGTTCGTCAACGACATCCTCCAGAACCGCGGCTTCGAGGCATTTAGCTTCACGCCGCCGGCGATGTGGCCGACCGGACGGGACGGCTATCAGGACTGGGTCGACGAGTGGCCCTACGGCGTCAACGAGATGGACCGCGACGGAGCGACGGAGGTCCTCGAGGAGGCCGGCTTCACCGAGGACGACCCGTTCGAGATGGAAGCGACCGTCTACAAGACGAGTCCGGCGTTCCAGGACATGGCCGACGAACTCGCGCGCAGGCTCTCCGGGGTCGGCATCGAACTCGATACCACGACGACGGAGTTCTCGACGCTCCAGGACCGCGGTGAGGACGGCGACCTCGAGATGTACTCGCTCGGCTGGATCTGGAGTTGGCCGGACGTCGCGTACGGCCACTTCGGCTTCGAGCCGAAGAACACCGACACGTCGAAGATGCCGAACGAAGCGACCGGCTACTACCTCGACTGGCAGGCGAACCTGGAAGACGAGTCCTAA
- a CDS encoding ABC transporter permease: protein MSRWRYFFKRLLLSVPVLFLVMTFIFVLLRMGPVDPVAARLGPEASGAEAERMRERLGLNDPLWEQYLDFVTNFLTLDLGKSWVIYGDMEVTRVISFAGPPTLWLGFWAILLPLFIGIPLGFYAGLRPNSGGDYIASVGGILWQAMPNFWLSIILLATLRKTKGGGWFGFDWYTFGPDIRSITGTPELAFVTANGIDWGTLASDIKLILPPALVLGSASMAAELRIGRTAILETINSNYVETAKAKGLTNRVIIWKHVFRNALIPLVPVITNEAFLLIGGSVIVEYLFNINGLGKIFFQATVQGDLPLAGALLFIFTVVIILLNILQDLLYTIIDPRVGYER from the coding sequence ATGAGTCGGTGGAGATACTTCTTCAAACGGCTGCTGCTCTCAGTGCCGGTCCTCTTTCTCGTAATGACGTTCATATTCGTCCTCCTACGGATGGGACCGGTCGACCCCGTGGCCGCTCGACTCGGTCCCGAGGCGTCGGGAGCCGAGGCCGAACGAATGCGCGAACGGCTCGGGCTCAACGACCCCCTCTGGGAACAGTACCTAGACTTCGTGACGAACTTCCTGACCCTCGATCTCGGCAAGTCATGGGTTATTTACGGCGACATGGAGGTGACCCGAGTCATCTCGTTTGCGGGCCCGCCGACGCTCTGGCTGGGATTTTGGGCGATCCTACTCCCGCTGTTTATTGGCATCCCGCTCGGGTTCTACGCCGGGCTGCGGCCCAACAGCGGGGGCGACTACATCGCCTCCGTGGGCGGTATCCTCTGGCAGGCGATGCCGAACTTCTGGCTGAGTATCATCCTCCTCGCCACCCTCCGCAAGACCAAAGGCGGCGGCTGGTTCGGGTTCGACTGGTACACGTTCGGACCGGACATCAGAAGCATCACGGGAACGCCCGAGCTGGCGTTCGTCACGGCTAACGGCATCGACTGGGGGACTCTCGCCAGCGACATCAAACTCATTCTCCCGCCGGCGCTGGTCCTCGGATCGGCCTCGATGGCCGCGGAACTTCGTATCGGACGGACCGCCATCCTCGAGACCATCAACTCGAACTACGTCGAGACGGCCAAAGCGAAGGGGCTGACGAACCGCGTCATCATCTGGAAACACGTCTTCAGAAACGCACTGATTCCGCTGGTGCCGGTCATCACGAACGAGGCGTTCCTGCTGATCGGTGGCTCGGTCATCGTCGAATATCTGTTCAACATCAACGGACTCGGGAAGATCTTCTTCCAGGCGACGGTCCAGGGAGACCTGCCGCTTGCCGGAGCGCTGCTGTTTATCTTCACGGTCGTCATTATCCTGTTGAACATCCTTCAGGACCTCCTGTACACGATTATCGATCCACGAGTGGGGTACGAACGATGA
- a CDS encoding ABC transporter ATP-binding protein: MSHELSQEPIATETDVPTDSDGDVMIEVEGLKTYYEDGGLLGGTPVKAVDGVSFDIHRGETLGLVGESGCGKTTLGRTLLQLEDATDGEIRFDGVDITTLEGDDLHEWRRNAQMVFQDPDSSLNDRMTIGEIVREPLDVHEWETPQARRQRVKELLDTVGLQREHYYRYPHQFSGGQRQRISIARTLALEPDFVVLDEPVSALDVSVQAEIINLLEDLQNEFGLTYLFIAHDLSVVRHLCDRVAVMYLGNIMEIGPTEDLFTDPANPYTHALLSAIPEPDPTVERDRITLHGTPPNPRYPPAGCPFSTRCPARIRPAEYRDLDDELWNRLNTLRDLLSERQRADRSVRDRLRAAVGKDTRFGTVEETYDELFGDQEVPARVQSVLDEIATLARDHDEGEAIAVFNEAFGSVCDDEPPAYHDTSDGGHQSYCHRHSDEYRSPDAVIENRHG; this comes from the coding sequence ATGAGTCACGAACTGAGCCAGGAGCCGATAGCGACCGAGACCGACGTACCGACCGACAGCGACGGCGACGTGATGATCGAAGTCGAGGGGCTGAAGACCTACTACGAGGACGGCGGCCTCCTCGGTGGAACGCCGGTCAAGGCCGTCGACGGTGTCTCGTTCGATATCCACCGTGGCGAGACGCTCGGTCTCGTCGGTGAGTCCGGATGTGGCAAGACGACGCTGGGGCGAACGCTCCTCCAACTCGAGGACGCGACCGACGGCGAGATCCGGTTCGACGGCGTCGATATCACGACCCTCGAGGGCGACGATCTCCACGAGTGGCGGCGAAACGCCCAGATGGTGTTTCAGGACCCCGACTCGAGCCTCAACGACCGAATGACGATCGGCGAAATCGTCCGTGAGCCGCTGGACGTTCACGAGTGGGAGACGCCGCAAGCGCGTCGCCAGCGCGTCAAAGAGTTGCTCGATACCGTTGGCCTCCAGCGCGAACACTACTACCGCTATCCCCACCAGTTCTCCGGCGGCCAGCGCCAGCGGATCAGTATCGCCCGCACGCTGGCTCTCGAGCCGGATTTCGTCGTCCTCGACGAACCGGTCTCGGCGCTCGACGTCTCGGTGCAGGCCGAAATCATCAACCTGCTCGAGGATCTGCAAAACGAGTTCGGGCTGACCTACCTGTTTATCGCACACGACCTCTCCGTCGTTCGCCACCTCTGTGATCGGGTCGCGGTGATGTACCTCGGGAACATCATGGAGATCGGGCCGACCGAGGACCTGTTCACCGATCCGGCGAACCCGTATACGCACGCGCTGTTGTCGGCGATCCCGGAACCGGATCCGACCGTCGAGCGCGACCGTATCACGCTCCACGGAACGCCGCCGAATCCCCGATACCCGCCCGCCGGCTGTCCGTTCAGCACGCGCTGTCCGGCACGAATCCGCCCGGCGGAGTATCGCGACCTCGACGACGAACTCTGGAATCGGCTCAACACGCTCCGCGACCTGCTCAGCGAGCGCCAGCGCGCGGACCGCTCGGTTCGCGATCGACTCCGCGCGGCAGTCGGGAAAGACACGCGCTTCGGGACGGTCGAGGAGACCTACGACGAACTGTTCGGGGATCAGGAGGTGCCGGCACGCGTCCAGTCGGTTCTGGACGAAATCGCGACTCTCGCTCGAGACCACGACGAGGGAGAGGCGATCGCCGTCTTCAACGAGGCGTTCGGCAGCGTCTGTGACGACGAACCGCCGGCGTATCACGACACGAGCGACGGCGGGCACCAGAGCTACTGTCACCGCCATTCCGACGAGTATCGGTCCCCGGACGCCGTCATCGAGAACCGCCACGGGTGA
- a CDS encoding ABC transporter ATP-binding protein has product MSAETSAEPILDVRNLQTAFFTDKETIRAVDGVSFDIRRGETVGIVGESGSGKSVTARSVMGLVDSPGRTLQGSSVRFNHLETVREYASKFPDRTVDLEAVAADYDPVALFDRETVDITPAAFGYESAADVPLADVVAAGYGDELGLVDEDDCVFVTDGNPDTPTEIADGFVEITRLSGEPRRLMRGGRIAMVFQDPLTSLNPVYTVGNQIKESVRLHQGLRGEAATQEAIELLEAVGIPDARRRINEYPHQFSGGMRQRAVIAMALACEPELLICDEPTTALDVTIQAQILDLLAELQAERDLSMMFITHDMGVIAEITDRVNVMYAGEIVETAGVNELFADPRHPYTRGLLQSIPGQQSGDRLQTIEGNVPTPNEPATSCRFAPRCPKAFDECDAVHPVPVSVEEGTDDHTAACLLCPGDRSTNEAVDQHRRRNARRTGGDTE; this is encoded by the coding sequence ATGTCGGCGGAGACGTCGGCCGAACCCATCCTCGACGTTCGGAACCTCCAGACGGCGTTTTTCACCGACAAGGAGACGATCCGAGCGGTCGACGGGGTCTCGTTCGACATCCGACGGGGCGAAACCGTCGGCATCGTCGGCGAGAGCGGATCGGGCAAGAGCGTGACCGCCCGGTCGGTCATGGGTCTCGTCGACTCGCCGGGACGAACCCTCCAGGGCAGTAGCGTCCGCTTCAACCACCTCGAGACGGTTCGAGAGTACGCCTCGAAGTTCCCGGATCGTACCGTCGACCTCGAGGCGGTGGCGGCCGACTACGACCCGGTTGCCCTGTTCGACCGCGAGACGGTCGATATCACGCCGGCGGCGTTCGGCTACGAGAGCGCCGCTGACGTGCCGCTTGCGGACGTCGTCGCCGCCGGCTACGGCGACGAACTCGGTCTCGTCGACGAGGACGACTGCGTGTTCGTCACGGACGGAAATCCCGATACGCCGACGGAGATCGCCGACGGGTTCGTCGAGATCACGCGTCTCAGCGGCGAACCGCGGCGACTCATGCGCGGCGGACGGATCGCGATGGTGTTCCAGGACCCGCTGACGAGTCTCAATCCCGTCTACACGGTCGGCAACCAGATCAAGGAGTCGGTCCGGCTCCACCAGGGACTGCGGGGCGAGGCGGCGACGCAGGAAGCGATCGAGCTGCTCGAGGCCGTCGGCATCCCCGACGCTCGTCGCCGCATCAACGAGTATCCACACCAGTTCTCCGGCGGGATGCGTCAGCGAGCCGTGATCGCGATGGCACTGGCCTGCGAACCGGAGTTGCTGATCTGCGACGAGCCGACGACGGCACTCGACGTGACGATTCAGGCCCAGATCCTCGACCTGCTCGCCGAGCTACAGGCAGAGCGGGACCTCTCGATGATGTTTATCACCCACGACATGGGTGTGATCGCGGAGATCACCGATAGAGTAAACGTCATGTACGCCGGGGAAATCGTCGAAACGGCCGGCGTAAACGAACTGTTCGCGGATCCGAGGCATCCGTACACGCGTGGCCTGCTCCAGTCGATCCCGGGACAACAATCCGGTGACCGGCTCCAGACGATCGAAGGGAACGTCCCGACACCCAACGAACCGGCGACGTCCTGTCGGTTCGCACCGCGGTGTCCGAAGGCGTTCGACGAGTGCGACGCCGTTCATCCCGTCCCGGTTTCGGTCGAGGAGGGGACCGACGATCACACCGCGGCGTGTTTGCTCTGCCCCGGCGACCGCTCGACGAACGAGGCGGTCGACCAGCATCGACGACGAAACGCGAGACGGACCGGAGGCGATACCGAATGA
- a CDS encoding ABC transporter permease: MSVSESFEPNETTDESRSLRERVADNPGPARFWLLGTVVLVALEFGRYMGWAQQLVGAIKYVIGLVGLIPSWIGDSVGEATVPILSYFVSDAITLLLLFGISVLLTRFTSRSAADRLDVGLSDRLVRFLERAVLTAVLATIAVLFAFTPVGGLVNGAIDGVFNTLSSIPTLTSREVISNQGHRTPGGGWGGTFLGLSPAVAWGIRTLLVYAYALTVIVWTWKGYTLFRDHYRQADWTPRDDTLRRFRTHYWGLFGLIVVLMFIVTALWAPAVSPTTADQNIASPYEYEIEYLNDDGEVATTTPGQANLNSQSNGQNTIGPMSYDDYDRWAPLGTTSSGQNLLTHIAYGAQTSLVIGLLAIGLGGLIAVTMSMLTAYYKGIVDVLTVITSDTIISIPAFLLVMMLSVIFNQGNHPIAEPLNGGLLLGLIFAFVYWPGMWRTIRGPSLQVAEEEWVDAARSYGQSPVNTMRKHMAPYIAGYIMIYGSLLLGGIIISTAALSFLGLGIEGSTPEWGRLINDGRSFVGTSSWHVATIPGLMIVLVVTAFNALGDGLRDAIDPEADTGGTDDTGTAAAGGGG, from the coding sequence ATGAGTGTGAGTGAGTCATTCGAACCGAACGAGACGACAGACGAATCGAGGTCCCTCCGCGAACGCGTCGCCGACAATCCCGGGCCGGCGCGGTTCTGGCTGCTCGGTACCGTCGTATTGGTCGCCCTCGAGTTCGGCCGATACATGGGCTGGGCCCAGCAGCTCGTGGGGGCAATCAAGTACGTCATCGGTCTGGTAGGGTTGATACCCAGCTGGATCGGCGACTCGGTCGGCGAGGCGACCGTTCCGATACTCAGCTACTTCGTGAGCGACGCGATCACGCTGCTCTTGTTGTTCGGAATCTCCGTTCTCCTCACCAGATTCACGTCCCGGTCCGCCGCGGACCGGCTCGATGTCGGTTTGAGCGATCGTCTCGTCCGATTCCTCGAGCGGGCCGTCCTGACCGCCGTCCTGGCCACGATCGCGGTTCTGTTTGCGTTCACGCCGGTCGGCGGACTCGTCAACGGCGCGATCGACGGCGTGTTCAACACCCTGTCGTCGATTCCGACGCTCACGAGCCGCGAAGTCATCTCCAATCAGGGCCACAGAACGCCCGGCGGCGGCTGGGGCGGGACGTTCCTCGGCCTCTCGCCGGCAGTGGCGTGGGGGATTCGGACGTTGCTCGTCTACGCCTACGCTCTCACCGTGATCGTCTGGACCTGGAAAGGGTACACGCTCTTTCGGGATCACTACCGGCAGGCGGACTGGACGCCGCGCGACGACACGCTCCGTCGATTCCGAACCCACTACTGGGGACTGTTCGGGCTGATCGTCGTACTCATGTTCATCGTCACGGCGTTGTGGGCACCGGCCGTCAGCCCCACCACGGCGGACCAGAACATCGCCTCTCCCTACGAGTACGAGATCGAGTACCTCAACGACGACGGCGAAGTCGCGACGACCACGCCCGGGCAGGCGAACCTCAACAGCCAATCGAACGGGCAAAACACTATCGGTCCGATGAGTTACGACGACTACGACCGCTGGGCACCGTTGGGAACGACATCGTCCGGACAGAACCTGCTCACCCATATCGCCTACGGCGCGCAGACGTCGCTGGTGATCGGGCTGCTCGCGATCGGTCTCGGTGGACTGATCGCGGTCACGATGTCGATGCTGACCGCCTACTACAAGGGGATCGTCGACGTCCTGACAGTGATCACGAGCGACACGATCATCTCGATCCCGGCATTTCTGCTCGTGATGATGTTATCGGTCATCTTCAATCAGGGGAACCATCCGATCGCGGAACCGCTCAACGGCGGGCTTCTCCTCGGGCTGATCTTCGCGTTCGTCTACTGGCCGGGGATGTGGCGGACGATCCGCGGCCCGTCGTTACAGGTCGCCGAAGAGGAGTGGGTCGACGCCGCACGGAGCTACGGACAGTCACCGGTGAACACAATGCGTAAACACATGGCCCCGTACATTGCAGGGTATATAATGATCTACGGCTCTCTCCTGCTCGGTGGAATCATCATCTCCACGGCCGCGCTCTCGTTCCTCGGTCTGGGTATCGAAGGATCGACTCCCGAGTGGGGACGACTCATCAACGACGGGCGATCGTTCGTCGGCACGTCGTCGTGGCACGTCGCGACCATCCCGGGACTGATGATCGTCCTCGTGGTCACCGCGTTTAACGCGCTAGGTGACGGTCTCCGGGACGCGATCGATCCGGAGGCTGATACCGGCGGGACCGACGACACCGGTACCGCGGCCGCCGGAGGTGGTGGATAA
- a CDS encoding acetoacetate decarboxylase family protein has translation MTDHDSPSGIPEGTTVSPPQLIKNARMLIVGYEADPEVLEAALPPGLEPHPDGLVQMNMYRVPSAEQTAHLDPYSLTYLTVEVADHDSHAVSDAQGELPVPGRFWVGYWTDSPQMQAYTRENAGIPSLPGSCAWAEDDGELVSTLSVDGDPVIEAEASVGDDQIDTLTGHLHYYAHRQLPDPTGGRAQIDELLEFPIPFVSELYEADVDRIDFDFPAESGFQRFAPVDPLSTPSVLHGTVTFTYPQGRRLRDYLAEDS, from the coding sequence ATGACCGACCACGACTCCCCCTCCGGAATTCCCGAGGGAACGACCGTTTCGCCGCCACAGCTCATCAAGAACGCGCGGATGCTCATCGTCGGCTACGAGGCCGACCCCGAGGTCCTCGAGGCGGCGCTGCCGCCCGGCCTCGAGCCCCACCCGGACGGGCTCGTCCAGATGAACATGTATCGAGTGCCGTCGGCCGAACAGACCGCACACCTCGATCCGTACTCGCTGACCTATCTGACGGTGGAAGTCGCCGATCACGACAGTCACGCGGTCAGTGACGCGCAGGGCGAACTGCCGGTTCCCGGCCGGTTCTGGGTCGGGTACTGGACAGATTCGCCCCAGATGCAGGCGTATACCCGAGAGAACGCCGGTATACCGAGCCTTCCCGGCTCGTGTGCGTGGGCGGAAGACGACGGCGAACTCGTCTCGACGCTCTCGGTCGACGGCGATCCCGTCATCGAGGCCGAAGCGAGCGTCGGTGACGACCAAATCGACACGCTCACCGGCCACCTCCACTACTACGCCCACCGGCAGCTCCCGGACCCGACGGGGGGCCGCGCACAGATCGACGAACTCCTCGAGTTCCCGATTCCCTTCGTCAGCGAACTGTACGAGGCCGACGTCGACCGCATCGACTTCGATTTCCCCGCGGAGTCGGGGTTCCAGCGGTTCGCTCCCGTCGACCCCCTCTCGACGCCGTCGGTCCTCCACGGGACGGTCACGTTCACCTACCCGCAGGGTCGCCGGCTCCGCGATTACCTCGCCGAGGACTCGTAG
- a CDS encoding DUF7529 family protein, translating to MHDDIGAADPGSLRRRDPQGIQTDAWKQTLEDAEAIAQERRDEGWEVVTIVAAHTDTVSRDMGGDDRFGLVHVIPNNYVETFTDVFDSDEFTEYLVYGTEIDGFMFVVTELIDPETERSILIPSRYDLARADGMITSAEDEDALYTHVKTIDGTILGSFEHDEYELFVARNA from the coding sequence ATGCACGACGATATCGGCGCTGCCGATCCCGGTTCGCTCCGACGTCGGGATCCGCAGGGTATCCAGACGGACGCTTGGAAGCAGACGCTCGAGGACGCGGAAGCGATCGCTCAGGAGCGTCGCGACGAGGGTTGGGAGGTCGTCACCATCGTGGCCGCACATACCGATACCGTAAGCCGCGATATGGGTGGCGACGATCGATTCGGGCTCGTCCACGTGATTCCGAACAACTACGTCGAGACCTTTACCGACGTCTTCGACAGCGACGAGTTCACCGAGTATCTGGTGTACGGGACCGAAATCGACGGGTTCATGTTCGTCGTTACGGAGCTGATCGACCCGGAGACCGAGCGATCGATTCTGATTCCCAGTCGATACGATCTCGCCCGCGCCGACGGTATGATCACGTCCGCCGAGGACGAAGATGCCCTCTACACTCACGTCAAGACGATCGACGGGACGATCCTCGGGTCGTTCGAACACGACGAGTACGAACTGTTCGTCGCCAGGAACGCGTAA
- a CDS encoding DUF7555 family protein: MPPTDAVRDRLRMFGRVGLDAITYAITVAALTGIGALIIGIATGGGIVRAKSLLFVAGWLLLAYATVRLWPTSPDDVGPPSNRGVTGSIPAAHDSTRFQSFVRTLPPLRWIQLPPSEKRLTPPGKLLLGSLLVLLLSFLMETAFGVG, translated from the coding sequence ATGCCACCGACCGACGCAGTCCGTGACCGACTTCGAATGTTCGGGCGCGTCGGACTGGACGCGATTACGTACGCGATCACCGTCGCGGCACTCACTGGTATCGGTGCCCTGATTATCGGAATCGCGACCGGTGGGGGGATCGTCCGTGCGAAATCCCTGCTGTTCGTCGCCGGATGGCTCCTCCTCGCGTACGCGACGGTACGGTTGTGGCCGACGTCCCCCGACGACGTAGGACCGCCGTCGAACCGTGGCGTCACCGGATCGATACCCGCAGCCCACGATTCGACGCGGTTTCAGTCGTTCGTCCGGACGCTGCCGCCGCTGCGGTGGATCCAACTGCCGCCGTCCGAAAAGCGGCTCACGCCGCCGGGCAAACTCCTGCTCGGCAGCCTCCTGGTGCTGTTGTTGTCGTTTCTCATGGAGACCGCATTCGGGGTCGGCTGA
- a CDS encoding alpha/beta fold hydrolase: MAPTELASEEWWNEYRDVVNADPEMTQHGRDAFDENFVVGIGDDHFLLEMQDGEVRDVRPPGLDDAWSFGVVGPREAWDEFVSEVPAAHHNEVFASFYRTAVKGEEGYFDLVGNHKTIFQNFRSVQRALELMRTTHNGGEPRTEGSHRPQEPTDEPITGQYVTVDLDGVDHRIYYEAAGPEDGIPLLCQHTAGCNNQQWRHVLTDSEITDHFRVIAYDLPRHGKSVPPSSESWWADQYDLTAERFTDTIVTIADALELEEPVFIGSSMGGTVTLELADWYPERFRALIGLEVGLITPGFYIQWLDHPHVNANDVNSHATWGLMAPHGPEWARRETLYLYEQGANGVLKGDLHYYSMDHDYSESAAEIDATQVRLYLMNGEYDYLTNPADAREAADAIGEGATAHEMKATGHFPMSERPALFRAYLKPVLDDIRGVREEPVPEVFTPEDAGVDANR; the protein is encoded by the coding sequence ATGGCACCGACCGAACTGGCCAGCGAGGAGTGGTGGAACGAGTACCGGGACGTCGTGAACGCGGACCCGGAGATGACCCAGCACGGTCGCGACGCCTTCGACGAGAACTTCGTCGTCGGCATCGGCGACGACCACTTTCTGCTGGAGATGCAAGACGGCGAGGTGCGAGACGTCCGGCCGCCGGGCCTGGACGACGCGTGGTCGTTCGGCGTCGTCGGGCCGCGCGAGGCGTGGGACGAGTTCGTCAGCGAGGTTCCGGCGGCCCACCACAACGAGGTGTTCGCCTCCTTCTACCGGACCGCGGTCAAGGGCGAAGAGGGATATTTCGACCTCGTCGGCAATCACAAGACGATCTTCCAGAACTTCCGGTCGGTCCAGCGCGCGCTCGAGTTGATGCGGACGACCCACAACGGCGGCGAACCACGCACCGAGGGGTCACATCGACCGCAGGAACCGACGGACGAGCCGATTACGGGTCAGTACGTCACCGTCGACCTCGACGGCGTCGACCACCGCATCTACTACGAGGCGGCCGGGCCGGAAGACGGCATTCCACTGCTCTGTCAGCATACGGCCGGCTGTAACAACCAGCAGTGGCGCCACGTGCTGACCGATTCGGAGATCACCGACCACTTCCGAGTGATCGCGTACGACTTGCCGCGCCACGGGAAGTCGGTCCCGCCGTCGAGCGAATCGTGGTGGGCCGACCAGTACGACCTCACCGCCGAGCGGTTCACCGACACCATCGTCACCATCGCCGACGCGCTGGAACTCGAGGAGCCCGTCTTCATCGGCTCGAGCATGGGCGGCACGGTCACGCTCGAACTCGCGGACTGGTACCCCGAGCGGTTCCGGGCGCTGATCGGCCTCGAGGTAGGCCTGATCACGCCCGGGTTCTACATCCAGTGGCTCGATCACCCACACGTCAACGCGAACGACGTCAACTCCCACGCGACGTGGGGGCTAATGGCTCCCCACGGCCCCGAGTGGGCGCGCCGTGAGACGCTCTACCTGTACGAACAGGGGGCCAACGGCGTCCTCAAAGGCGACCTTCACTACTACTCCATGGATCACGACTACAGCGAGTCCGCCGCCGAGATCGACGCCACGCAGGTCCGGCTGTACCTCATGAACGGCGAGTACGACTACCTGACCAACCCCGCCGACGCCCGCGAGGCCGCCGACGCCATCGGCGAGGGAGCGACCGCCCACGAGATGAAAGCGACCGGTCACTTCCCGATGAGCGAGCGCCCGGCGCTGTTCCGGGCCTACCTCAAGCCCGTTCTCGACGACATCCGCGGCGTCCGCGAGGAGCCCGTCCCCGAGGTCTTCACACCCGAGGACGCAGGCGTCGACGCCAACAGGTGA
- a CDS encoding GtrA family protein: protein MSDSLAEAVRTRARALLSTARFGQFVGVGAVGATVDNVVLILLVEATFLGPVVAKVLSWELGIAVIFAINERWTFSEYGEVGLGPLARRFLRSNVVRFGGFLVTLAVLTLLVRRYAIWYVMANVVGIGVGFFVNYTCESLYTWQVHQD from the coding sequence ATGAGTGATTCCCTCGCAGAGGCCGTCCGAACGCGGGCTCGTGCCCTGCTCTCGACCGCGCGGTTCGGGCAGTTCGTCGGGGTCGGGGCGGTCGGTGCGACCGTCGACAACGTCGTGCTGATCCTGCTGGTCGAGGCCACGTTCCTCGGGCCGGTCGTCGCGAAGGTGCTGTCGTGGGAACTCGGGATCGCGGTCATCTTCGCGATCAACGAGCGATGGACCTTCTCGGAGTACGGGGAGGTCGGGCTGGGGCCGCTGGCGAGGCGGTTCCTGCGCTCGAACGTCGTCCGCTTTGGCGGCTTTCTCGTGACGCTCGCCGTGTTGACGCTTTTAGTCCGTCGCTACGCGATTTGGTACGTCATGGCGAACGTGGTCGGCATCGGCGTCGGCTTCTTCGTCAACTACACCTGTGAGAGTCTCTACACCTGGCAGGTCCATCAGGACTGA